One stretch of Desulfocurvus vexinensis DSM 17965 DNA includes these proteins:
- the dnaX gene encoding DNA polymerase III subunit gamma/tau, with amino-acid sequence MSQTHLTHKYRPQRFSEVAGQAVIKSILSRAAATGAVAPAYLFSGTRGVGKTTIARIFAKALNCERGPAAEPCNQCAHCRQIQAGAAVDVMEIDGASHTGVDNVRSLKEDVGFAPIDCRYKVFIIDEAHMLSKGAFNALLKTLEEPPAHATFIMATTEPHKFPATIISRCQHYTFQRLGQKEIEAHLTFLLDAEHLAFDADAVALLARRGAGSVRDAMSLLGQVLALGGEKLTSADVRQVLGLAGREIMFRLLAAIHGRDCLGVSTILREILDQGLDLGFFLRELTECWRTLFLLGQSGEAALGVLDISADEAPQWLEWTRRFDPAHVHACWQLTLEGQQRVKGSLEPALALELLLLNLACLPRLLPLGDVARTGAAPAAPPAPGAPAGQGGPAPQAPPRPAGAPRAAARGREAGGAASAASAPEDAEADDADPDAAPAAAAPAPARAPARAPQDVPVASATPELGPEPGPEPEPEPGPAPDSDPEPDPDAWRAEVAGPASAFADPQPPAPEEPHDPAPPRAARRAAPPTVAGHGVPLPGGPRTWEGFKEFARAVQEATGRGINGLMQAGARFEEGTLTLECQNQMHCTQIRRGEAFAALTALVGEYFGPDTAIGFHVPERQQATHKELEARARAHPLVQSVMQAFDAGFVDARPADEGNG; translated from the coding sequence ATGAGCCAGACCCACCTGACCCACAAGTACCGCCCCCAGCGCTTTTCCGAAGTCGCCGGGCAAGCGGTCATCAAGTCCATCCTCTCGCGCGCGGCGGCCACGGGCGCCGTGGCCCCGGCTTATCTGTTCAGCGGCACGCGCGGCGTGGGCAAGACGACCATCGCGCGCATCTTCGCCAAGGCGCTCAACTGCGAGCGCGGCCCCGCCGCCGAGCCCTGCAACCAGTGCGCCCATTGCCGCCAGATCCAGGCCGGTGCCGCCGTGGACGTGATGGAGATCGACGGCGCCTCGCACACCGGCGTGGACAACGTGCGCTCCCTCAAGGAGGACGTGGGCTTCGCGCCCATCGACTGCCGCTACAAGGTCTTCATCATCGACGAGGCGCACATGCTCTCCAAGGGCGCCTTCAACGCCCTGCTCAAGACCCTGGAAGAGCCCCCGGCCCACGCCACCTTCATCATGGCCACGACGGAGCCGCACAAGTTTCCGGCCACCATCATCAGCCGCTGCCAGCACTACACCTTCCAGCGCCTGGGACAGAAGGAAATCGAAGCGCACCTGACCTTCCTGCTGGACGCCGAGCATCTGGCCTTCGACGCCGACGCCGTGGCCCTGCTGGCCCGGCGCGGGGCGGGCAGCGTGCGCGACGCCATGTCGCTGCTGGGGCAGGTGCTGGCCCTGGGCGGAGAAAAGCTGACCAGCGCCGACGTGCGCCAGGTCCTGGGCCTGGCCGGGCGCGAGATCATGTTCCGCCTGCTGGCGGCCATCCACGGGCGCGACTGCCTGGGGGTGTCCACCATCCTGCGCGAGATCCTTGACCAGGGGCTGGACCTGGGCTTCTTCCTGCGCGAGCTGACCGAGTGCTGGCGCACGCTGTTCCTGCTGGGGCAGTCGGGCGAGGCGGCCCTGGGGGTGCTGGATATTTCCGCCGACGAGGCCCCGCAGTGGCTGGAATGGACCCGGCGCTTCGACCCCGCCCACGTCCACGCCTGCTGGCAGTTGACCCTGGAGGGCCAGCAGCGGGTCAAGGGCAGCCTGGAGCCCGCCCTGGCCCTGGAGCTGCTGCTGCTCAACCTGGCCTGCCTGCCCCGGCTGTTGCCCCTGGGCGATGTCGCCCGCACCGGCGCGGCCCCGGCGGCGCCGCCCGCGCCCGGAGCCCCGGCAGGGCAGGGCGGCCCGGCGCCCCAGGCCCCGCCCCGGCCCGCAGGCGCGCCGCGCGCCGCCGCCCGGGGCCGCGAGGCCGGGGGCGCGGCGTCCGCCGCCAGCGCCCCGGAAGACGCCGAGGCCGACGACGCGGACCCTGACGCCGCCCCCGCTGCTGCGGCCCCCGCCCCGGCCCGTGCCCCGGCCCGTGCCCCGCAGGACGTTCCCGTCGCCTCCGCCACCCCGGAGCTTGGCCCGGAGCCTGGCCCGGAGCCCGAGCCGGAGCCCGGGCCTGCCCCGGACTCCGACCCGGAGCCGGACCCCGACGCCTGGCGCGCCGAGGTGGCCGGGCCCGCTTCGGCGTTTGCCGACCCGCAGCCTCCGGCGCCCGAAGAGCCCCACGACCCGGCGCCGCCGCGCGCCGCGCGCCGCGCGGCCCCGCCCACGGTGGCTGGCCACGGCGTGCCCCTGCCCGGGGGCCCGCGCACCTGGGAAGGCTTCAAGGAGTTCGCCCGCGCCGTGCAGGAGGCCACGGGCCGGGGCATCAACGGCCTGATGCAGGCCGGGGCGCGCTTCGAGGAGGGCACCCTGACCCTGGAGTGCCAGAACCAGATGCACTGCACCCAGATCCGCCGCGGCGAGGCTTTCGCGGCCCTGACGGCCCTGGTGGGCGAATATTTCGGTCCGGACACGGCCATCGGCTTCCATGTGCCCGAGCGCCAGCAGGCGACGCACAAGGAGCTGGAGGCCCGGGCCCGGGCCCATCCCCTGGTCCAGTCCGTGATGCAGGCCTTCGACGCCGGATTCGTGGACGCCCGCCCGGCGGATGAGGGCAATGGCTGA
- a CDS encoding lysylphosphatidylglycerol synthase domain-containing protein — MKPSASLRFFTVALGLGLLMRLAAGLLLWDSPHTMVRGDGDHFIYIEMANLLLDQGFSPAFDTERVPGYGMFLALCAVLAPGGEILEGVVGTNALLLAMVLQNLAGFSVVYTMHRTGALFDQTTANLAGGFAALNLNMVVYSNQVLTESLFYPLFAVMLYFFLRYHVSRAGRDLALAAAMLGVCTMVRTVTMYLPLFMVGYLLVEWCRDGVWVRLRRAALFAVVFAALVAPWLARNAVLHGHVAMTSQGVRHLTEWVVPGIALFEEGLSPAKAGKAKYSRLWKEHLTTLPEEVRADPFARDAAAKAWFADYLRTVSPLSVAKAWVWGASKNILSPSSMGVVNMLALDWRGYYESPGDNALERLWNFLTYNPAFAVAGLVLTLVLRVVQLAGAWRLVRARPGMALGGLMVVGYFLAVNGPVGYARYRLPLEPLFVLLTALAVGLLPALRREAEQGGAAGAGLRAVAGPALRVTLAGGCLLYAVWGIDPVALGRSLGALPLAGMALCAVVLAVDLVAVGLRLRVISGGRVGLGAAVGAGCVGIGLNNILPAKLGEAAKALYLARAGRAGAARGLGWVFWERFGDLNMLLLAALAAVALVGGGMLAWPLAALVLGLWAALAALARWPRLAALAERLMPLAGLKRLVRELAGHLGGELRGAFLGRVALFSLITWAVYYLQYVVLLRLTGGLDLDAGQMLAVFVMAAGGLALPSTPGGVGVYEAVMVAALAVFGVPREQALALGVFYHVLLFVPTTALALALLLRSGLGLGALRAGAGATEASHA; from the coding sequence ATGAAACCGAGCGCGAGCCTGCGATTCTTCACCGTGGCCCTGGGCCTGGGGCTGCTCATGCGCCTGGCGGCCGGGCTGCTGCTCTGGGATTCCCCACACACCATGGTGCGCGGCGACGGCGACCATTTCATCTACATCGAAATGGCCAACCTGCTGTTGGACCAGGGCTTCAGCCCCGCCTTCGACACCGAGCGCGTGCCCGGGTACGGGATGTTCCTGGCGCTGTGCGCCGTCCTGGCCCCGGGGGGCGAAATCCTGGAAGGGGTGGTGGGCACCAACGCCCTGCTGCTGGCCATGGTGCTCCAGAACCTGGCGGGCTTCTCGGTGGTCTACACCATGCACCGCACCGGGGCCCTGTTCGACCAGACCACGGCCAACCTCGCGGGCGGGTTCGCCGCGCTGAACCTGAACATGGTCGTGTATTCCAACCAGGTGCTCACGGAATCGCTGTTCTATCCGCTGTTTGCGGTGATGCTCTATTTCTTCCTGCGCTACCACGTCAGCCGCGCGGGCCGCGACCTGGCCCTGGCCGCCGCCATGCTGGGGGTGTGCACCATGGTGCGCACCGTGACCATGTACCTGCCGCTGTTCATGGTCGGCTACCTGCTGGTGGAGTGGTGCCGTGACGGCGTCTGGGTGCGTCTGCGCCGGGCGGCGCTGTTCGCCGTGGTCTTCGCGGCGCTGGTGGCGCCCTGGCTGGCGCGCAACGCCGTGCTCCACGGCCATGTGGCCATGACCTCCCAGGGCGTGCGCCACCTCACGGAATGGGTGGTGCCGGGCATCGCCCTGTTCGAGGAGGGGTTGTCCCCGGCCAAGGCGGGCAAGGCCAAGTATTCCCGGCTGTGGAAGGAACACCTTACGACCCTGCCCGAGGAGGTCCGCGCCGATCCCTTCGCCCGCGACGCGGCGGCCAAGGCCTGGTTCGCGGACTACCTGCGCACGGTGTCGCCGCTGTCGGTGGCCAAGGCCTGGGTCTGGGGTGCGTCCAAGAACATCCTCAGCCCGTCGAGCATGGGCGTGGTCAACATGCTGGCCCTGGACTGGCGCGGCTACTACGAGAGCCCGGGGGACAACGCCCTGGAACGGCTGTGGAATTTCCTGACCTACAACCCGGCCTTCGCCGTTGCCGGGCTGGTGCTGACCCTGGTCTTGCGCGTGGTGCAGCTCGCCGGGGCGTGGCGGCTTGTGCGCGCCCGGCCCGGCATGGCCCTGGGCGGGCTGATGGTGGTGGGCTATTTCCTGGCCGTGAACGGGCCTGTGGGCTACGCGCGCTACCGCCTGCCCCTGGAGCCGCTGTTCGTGCTGCTGACGGCCCTGGCCGTCGGCCTGCTGCCCGCGTTGCGCCGCGAGGCGGAGCAGGGCGGCGCGGCGGGGGCGGGGCTGCGCGCCGTGGCCGGGCCCGCGCTGCGCGTGACCCTGGCCGGGGGCTGCCTGCTTTACGCCGTGTGGGGCATCGACCCTGTGGCCCTGGGCCGTTCCCTGGGGGCGCTGCCCCTGGCGGGCATGGCCCTGTGCGCCGTGGTGCTGGCCGTGGACCTGGTCGCGGTCGGGCTGCGGCTGCGGGTCATCTCCGGGGGGCGTGTGGGCCTCGGGGCCGCCGTGGGCGCGGGCTGCGTGGGCATCGGGCTGAACAACATCCTGCCCGCCAAGCTCGGCGAGGCGGCCAAGGCCCTGTACCTGGCCCGCGCGGGCCGGGCCGGGGCGGCCCGGGGCCTGGGCTGGGTGTTCTGGGAGCGCTTCGGCGACCTGAACATGCTGTTGCTGGCGGCCCTGGCGGCGGTGGCCCTGGTGGGCGGCGGGATGCTGGCCTGGCCGCTGGCGGCGCTGGTGCTGGGCCTGTGGGCGGCCCTGGCAGCCCTGGCGCGCTGGCCCCGGCTGGCGGCCCTGGCCGAGCGGCTCATGCCCCTGGCCGGGCTCAAGCGGCTGGTGCGCGAACTGGCCGGGCACCTGGGCGGGGAGCTGCGCGGTGCCTTCCTGGGCCGTGTGGCCCTGTTCTCCCTGATCACCTGGGCGGTGTATTATCTTCAGTATGTCGTGCTGCTGCGCCTGACGGGCGGGCTGGACCTGGACGCCGGGCAGATGCTGGCGGTGTTCGTCATGGCCGCCGGGGGCCTGGCCCTGCCGTCCACCCCGGGCGGGGTGGGGGTCTACGAGGCGGTGATGGTCGCCGCCCTGGCGGTGTTCGGGGTGCCCCGGGAACAGGCCCTGGCCCTGGGGGTGTTCTACCACGTGCTGCTGTTCGTGCCGACCACGGCCCTGGCCCTGGCGCTGCTGTTGCGCTCGGGCCTGGGGCTGGGGGCGCTGCGCGCGGGCGCCGGGGCCACGGAGGCGAGCCATGCCTGA
- a CDS encoding bifunctional class I SAM-dependent methyltransferase/glycosyltransferase family 2 protein, which produces MQLSAYKQKIRETFDALAPERRMWRAKNAAYYDAQAAYLRFVVPPGRRVLELGCGTGELLAALEPSLGVGVDLSPRMTELAAEAFPGLTFLTGDAENLAACGVEGTFDFIVVSDLVGHLEDVQACFENLRPFCTPETRVIVGYYNFLWEPLLELAERVGAKMPQRMGNWLSPLDIKNLLYLADFETVKTDRKLLLPRRVPLLSPLAEALGSLPLVNRLCLSDWVVARMRERAEVDDDLSVTVLIPCRNERGNIEPAVRRTPELGSHTEIIFVDGHSQDGTPEEIRRVMAANPDKDIKFLVQDGKGKGDAVRKGFAAASGDVLMILDADLTMPPEDLPKFYRAIASGKGEFINGTRLVYPMQDEAMRFLNLLGNKFFSLAFSWLLNQRLKDTLCGTKVLSRKDYERLVAGRAYFGDFDPFGDFDLLFGASKLNLKIVEVPIRYRAREYGETQISRFRHGLLLLRMCWFAMRKLKFV; this is translated from the coding sequence ATGCAGCTTTCCGCCTACAAGCAGAAGATCCGCGAGACGTTCGACGCCCTGGCCCCCGAGCGGCGCATGTGGCGGGCGAAAAACGCCGCCTACTACGACGCCCAGGCCGCCTACCTGCGCTTCGTCGTGCCCCCGGGGCGGCGCGTGCTGGAGCTGGGCTGCGGCACGGGCGAGCTGCTGGCGGCCCTGGAGCCGTCCCTGGGCGTGGGCGTGGACCTCTCGCCGCGCATGACGGAGTTGGCCGCCGAAGCCTTTCCGGGGCTGACCTTCCTCACCGGCGACGCCGAGAACCTTGCGGCCTGCGGGGTGGAGGGCACCTTCGACTTCATCGTGGTCTCCGACCTGGTGGGCCACCTGGAGGACGTGCAGGCCTGCTTCGAGAACCTGCGCCCCTTTTGCACCCCCGAAACGCGCGTCATCGTCGGCTACTACAATTTCCTGTGGGAGCCGCTGCTGGAGCTGGCCGAGCGCGTGGGCGCCAAGATGCCCCAGCGCATGGGCAACTGGCTCTCGCCCCTGGACATCAAGAACCTGCTGTACCTGGCGGACTTCGAGACCGTGAAGACCGACCGCAAGCTGCTGTTGCCCAGGCGCGTGCCGCTGCTTTCGCCCCTGGCCGAGGCCCTGGGCAGCCTGCCGCTGGTCAACCGCCTGTGCCTGTCCGACTGGGTGGTGGCCCGCATGCGCGAGCGCGCCGAGGTGGACGACGACCTGAGCGTGACGGTGCTCATCCCCTGCCGCAACGAGCGCGGCAATATCGAGCCCGCCGTGCGCCGCACCCCCGAGCTGGGCAGCCACACCGAGATCATTTTCGTGGACGGCCACTCCCAGGACGGCACCCCCGAGGAGATCCGCCGGGTCATGGCCGCCAACCCCGACAAGGACATCAAGTTCCTGGTCCAGGACGGCAAGGGCAAGGGCGACGCCGTGCGCAAGGGCTTCGCCGCCGCCAGCGGCGACGTGCTGATGATCCTGGACGCCGACCTGACCATGCCTCCCGAAGACCTGCCCAAGTTCTACCGGGCCATCGCCTCGGGCAAGGGCGAGTTCATCAACGGCACGCGGTTGGTCTACCCCATGCAGGACGAGGCCATGCGCTTCTTGAACCTGCTGGGCAACAAGTTCTTCAGCCTGGCCTTCTCCTGGCTGCTCAACCAGCGCCTCAAGGACACCCTGTGCGGCACCAAGGTGCTCTCGCGCAAGGACTACGAGCGGCTGGTGGCCGGGCGGGCCTATTTCGGCGACTTCGACCCCTTCGGCGACTTCGACCTGCTCTTCGGGGCCTCCAAGCTGAACCTGAAGATCGTCGAGGTGCCCATCCGCTACCGGGCCCGCGAATACGGCGAAACCCAGATCAGCCGCTTCCGCCACGGGTTGCTCCTGCTGCGCATGTGCTGGTTCGCCATGCGCAAGCTCAAGTTCGTCTAG
- the recR gene encoding recombination mediator RecR, whose product MQQLPEPLRAVVDQLSRLPGLGPKSALRAALELLKWPLPKAQALGQSILELRERLFFCERCASLSDCNPCCICSDPARDGSQLMVVAEWDSLLAIEDGGFYKGRYLVLGGLLAPLENVTSQNLEVPRLRARLAEGRVAEVILALGTTLEAETTASFIKDLVARAHPGMRVSRLAQGIPLGAEVKFVDRETLRQSLRFRQDL is encoded by the coding sequence GTGCAGCAACTTCCCGAGCCGCTCCGGGCGGTGGTGGACCAGCTCTCGCGGCTGCCCGGCCTGGGCCCCAAGTCGGCCCTGCGGGCGGCCCTGGAGCTGCTCAAATGGCCCCTGCCCAAGGCCCAGGCCCTGGGCCAGAGCATCCTGGAACTGCGCGAGCGGCTGTTCTTCTGCGAGCGCTGCGCCAGCCTGTCGGACTGCAACCCCTGCTGCATCTGCTCCGACCCGGCCCGCGACGGTTCGCAGCTCATGGTCGTGGCCGAGTGGGACAGCCTGCTGGCCATCGAGGACGGCGGGTTCTACAAGGGCCGCTACCTCGTGCTGGGCGGCCTGCTGGCTCCGCTGGAGAACGTCACCTCCCAGAACCTGGAGGTGCCCCGGCTGCGGGCGCGGCTGGCCGAGGGCCGGGTGGCGGAGGTCATCCTGGCCCTGGGCACGACCCTGGAGGCCGAGACCACCGCCAGCTTCATCAAGGATCTCGTGGCCCGCGCGCACCCCGGGATGCGCGTCAGCCGCCTGGCCCAGGGCATCCCCCTGGGCGCCGAGGTCAAGTTCGTGGACCGCGAGACCCTGCGCCAGTCGCTGCGGTTCCGCCAGGACCTCTGA
- a CDS encoding class I SAM-dependent methyltransferase, with product MSERILREQLAAWERKPCVRRMYRGWFEAMRREMPPGPALEVGAGIGKFKEHVPGVLTLDIERTPWTDMVGDAQRLPVRDGALASIVLFDVLHHLPRPALFFAEALRALRPGGRVLIMDPYVSPASYPVYRWLHPEPVDLGCDPLGEACLCSDRPFDSNQAVATVLFFRQPERFARAFPQLRVVQRRRLAQLSYPLTGGFGGRALLPDAAIAWLERAEARLGLLDPLLAFRTFIILEKA from the coding sequence ATGTCCGAGCGCATCCTGAGGGAACAGCTTGCCGCCTGGGAGCGCAAGCCCTGCGTGCGGCGCATGTACCGGGGCTGGTTCGAGGCCATGCGCCGCGAGATGCCCCCGGGCCCGGCCCTGGAGGTCGGCGCGGGCATCGGCAAGTTCAAGGAGCATGTGCCCGGGGTGCTGACCCTGGACATCGAGCGCACGCCCTGGACGGACATGGTGGGCGACGCCCAGCGGCTGCCCGTGCGCGACGGGGCCCTGGCCAGCATCGTGCTTTTCGACGTGCTGCACCACCTGCCGCGCCCGGCGCTGTTCTTCGCCGAGGCCCTGCGCGCCCTGCGGCCCGGGGGGCGGGTGCTGATCATGGACCCCTACGTCTCCCCGGCCTCGTATCCCGTATACCGCTGGCTGCACCCCGAGCCCGTGGACCTGGGCTGCGACCCCCTGGGCGAGGCCTGCCTGTGTTCGGACCGGCCCTTCGACTCCAACCAGGCCGTGGCCACGGTGCTGTTCTTCCGCCAGCCGGAGCGCTTCGCGCGCGCCTTCCCGCAATTGCGCGTGGTGCAGCGCCGCCGCCTGGCGCAGCTGTCCTATCCGCTCACCGGGGGCTTCGGGGGCCGGGCGCTGCTGCCGGACGCCGCCATCGCCTGGCTGGAGCGCGCCGAAGCCCGCCTGGGCCTGCTGGACCCGCTGCTGGCCTTTCGCACCTTCATCATCCTGGAAAAAGCATGA
- the recD2 gene encoding SF1B family DNA helicase RecD2, translating into MPETLKAEVKSVVYHNPANGYTVARVRARGEVGDVTVVGTMAQVRPGEMLDLTGQWVEHPKFGRQFEVHVAQQAMPATINGIRRYLASGNVRGIGPVLAARLVDHFGAAVLDVLDQEPERLLEVEGLGRKKLAAIRESWAGQHEVRNLMIFLQSHQVSPTHAARIWQRYGSGAEAKLRENPYELAYEIRGVGFRTADGMALRLGFSPDAPQRVEAGVIYALFAASEKGHLFLPEDELVRHVLELLAGWERVLAGPGAGGPEGSPDPADPDGPPPWAGVDYDADPQYADAEGGPGPDHVRAAVAALEHRKRVVVEDLSAQGVPRAVFLMHFYRHETETAKRLYHLIEHPTPMDLAAIRRVIPGIEAAAQVELSAEQRQAVLAGCENKVFVITGGPGTGKTTITRTLVNVLAALKFKVKLAAPTGRAAKRLAEATGHTASTLHRLLQYSPEGGFQLGEDNKIEAAAVVVDEASMLDEALFLALLRALPLTCRLVLIGDVNQLPSVGPGNILGDILASQAVPHAVLTRIFRQARESLIVTNAHRINAGQLPENNEPPGPADDFFWVRRSDPGDIRDYILHLATERIPKAYGLDPRRDIQVLTPIHKGPLGTQALNRLLQERLNPVGRELRRGETVFRQGDRVLQLRNDYDKDVFNGDLGWIAAVDPAEGELVVEFDGREVPYEAHELDELAPAYAVSVHKSQGSEYPAVIMPVVPQHYIMLERNLIYTGLTRARRLAVLIGPARAMSIGLARATSRKRNTHLQYRLQAAFNH; encoded by the coding sequence ATGCCCGAAACCCTGAAGGCCGAAGTCAAAAGCGTGGTCTACCACAACCCGGCCAACGGCTATACCGTGGCCCGGGTCCGCGCGCGGGGCGAGGTGGGCGACGTGACCGTGGTCGGCACCATGGCCCAGGTGCGCCCCGGCGAGATGCTTGACCTCACCGGCCAGTGGGTGGAGCACCCCAAGTTCGGGCGCCAGTTCGAAGTCCATGTGGCCCAGCAGGCCATGCCCGCCACCATCAACGGCATCCGCCGCTACCTCGCCTCGGGCAACGTGCGCGGCATCGGCCCCGTGCTGGCCGCGCGGCTGGTGGACCACTTCGGCGCCGCCGTGCTCGACGTGCTCGACCAGGAACCCGAACGGCTGCTGGAGGTCGAGGGCCTGGGCCGCAAGAAGCTCGCGGCCATCCGCGAGTCGTGGGCCGGGCAGCACGAGGTGCGCAACCTGATGATCTTTTTGCAGTCGCATCAGGTGTCGCCCACCCACGCGGCGCGCATCTGGCAGCGCTACGGCAGCGGGGCTGAGGCCAAGCTGCGCGAGAACCCCTACGAGCTGGCCTACGAGATTCGCGGCGTGGGCTTTCGCACCGCCGACGGCATGGCCCTGCGCCTGGGTTTTTCGCCCGATGCGCCCCAGCGCGTGGAGGCCGGGGTGATTTATGCCCTGTTCGCCGCCAGCGAGAAGGGCCACCTGTTCCTGCCCGAGGACGAGCTGGTGCGCCATGTGCTGGAGCTGCTGGCGGGCTGGGAGCGCGTGCTGGCCGGGCCGGGTGCTGGCGGGCCCGAGGGCTCGCCGGACCCTGCCGACCCCGACGGCCCGCCGCCCTGGGCCGGGGTGGACTACGACGCCGACCCGCAGTACGCCGACGCGGAAGGCGGCCCGGGCCCGGACCATGTGCGCGCCGCCGTGGCTGCCCTGGAGCACCGCAAGCGCGTGGTGGTGGAGGACCTTTCGGCCCAGGGCGTGCCGCGCGCGGTGTTCCTCATGCATTTCTACCGCCACGAGACCGAGACGGCCAAGCGCCTGTACCACCTGATCGAGCACCCCACGCCCATGGACCTGGCGGCCATCCGCAGGGTCATACCCGGCATCGAGGCCGCGGCGCAGGTGGAGTTGTCCGCCGAGCAGCGCCAGGCCGTGCTGGCCGGGTGCGAGAACAAGGTCTTCGTCATTACCGGCGGGCCGGGCACGGGCAAGACGACCATCACCCGCACCCTGGTCAACGTGCTGGCGGCGCTGAAGTTCAAGGTCAAGCTGGCCGCGCCCACGGGCCGGGCCGCCAAGCGCCTGGCCGAGGCCACCGGCCACACGGCCTCCACCTTGCACCGGCTGCTGCAATACTCCCCCGAGGGCGGCTTCCAGCTGGGGGAGGACAACAAGATCGAGGCCGCCGCCGTGGTGGTGGACGAGGCCTCCATGCTCGACGAGGCGCTGTTCCTGGCGCTGCTGCGGGCCCTGCCCCTGACCTGCCGCCTGGTGCTCATCGGCGACGTGAACCAGCTGCCTTCCGTGGGCCCGGGCAATATCCTGGGCGATATCCTGGCCAGCCAGGCCGTGCCCCACGCCGTGCTCACGCGCATCTTCCGCCAGGCCCGCGAGAGCCTTATCGTCACCAACGCCCACCGCATCAACGCGGGCCAGCTGCCCGAGAACAACGAGCCCCCGGGCCCGGCGGACGACTTCTTCTGGGTCCGCCGTTCGGACCCCGGCGACATCCGCGACTACATCCTGCATCTGGCCACCGAGCGCATCCCCAAGGCCTACGGGCTGGACCCGCGCCGCGACATCCAGGTGCTCACGCCCATCCACAAGGGTCCCCTGGGCACCCAGGCCCTGAACCGCCTGCTCCAGGAACGACTGAACCCCGTGGGCCGCGAGCTGCGGCGCGGCGAGACCGTCTTCCGCCAGGGCGACCGCGTGCTCCAGCTGCGCAACGACTACGACAAGGACGTGTTCAACGGCGACCTGGGCTGGATCGCGGCGGTGGACCCCGCCGAGGGCGAGCTGGTGGTGGAGTTCGACGGCCGCGAGGTGCCCTACGAGGCCCACGAGCTGGACGAGCTGGCCCCGGCCTACGCCGTGTCGGTGCACAAGTCCCAGGGCAGCGAGTACCCGGCGGTGATTATGCCCGTGGTGCCGCAGCACTACATCATGCTCGAACGCAACCTGATCTATACGGGCCTGACCCGCGCCCGGCGGCTGGCCGTGCTCATCGGCCCCGCGCGGGCCATGTCCATCGGCCTGGCCCGGGCCACCAGCCGCAAGCGCAACACCCACCTGCAATACCGCCTCCAGGCGGCCTTCAACCACTAG
- the thiD gene encoding bifunctional hydroxymethylpyrimidine kinase/phosphomethylpyrimidine kinase has translation MPEPTRGPAQILTIAGSDSGGGAGIQADLKTIAMLGGYGMSVITALTAQNSLGVTGIEAPTPGFVALQLTTVLTDFRVAAAKTGMLFSAPIIEAVADTLADKAFPLVVDPVCVSQSGHRLLEENAVDALRRRMLPLADLLTPNGPEAELLAGMVIDSPGAAREAVGRLLGLGARAVLLKGGHFRGEHLDGSGQDRMADLLGLADGSFTVLEQPRVDTAHTHGTGCTLSAAIATGLGQGLGLREAVVRAQRYLNLGLRHGFAPGRGAGPPAHGAPLDLLAAGRDPLDAALDAGVGRRGRG, from the coding sequence ATGCCTGAGCCCACGCGCGGGCCCGCGCAGATTTTGACCATCGCCGGGTCGGACTCCGGCGGCGGGGCGGGTATCCAGGCCGACCTGAAGACCATCGCCATGCTTGGCGGCTACGGCATGAGCGTCATCACGGCGCTCACGGCCCAGAATTCCCTGGGCGTCACGGGCATCGAGGCCCCCACGCCCGGGTTCGTGGCCCTGCAGCTGACCACGGTGCTCACGGACTTCCGCGTGGCGGCGGCCAAGACCGGGATGCTCTTTTCGGCGCCCATCATCGAGGCTGTGGCCGACACCCTGGCGGACAAGGCCTTCCCGCTGGTGGTGGACCCGGTCTGCGTCAGCCAGAGCGGGCACCGCCTGCTGGAGGAGAACGCCGTGGACGCCCTGCGGCGGCGGATGCTGCCCCTGGCCGACCTGCTCACGCCCAATGGGCCCGAGGCCGAGCTGCTGGCGGGCATGGTCATCGACAGCCCCGGCGCCGCGCGCGAGGCCGTGGGGCGGCTGCTGGGCCTGGGGGCGCGGGCCGTGCTGCTCAAGGGCGGGCACTTCCGGGGCGAGCACCTGGACGGCTCCGGGCAGGACCGCATGGCCGACCTGCTGGGGTTGGCCGACGGCAGCTTCACGGTGCTGGAGCAGCCCCGGGTGGACACGGCGCACACCCACGGCACGGGCTGCACCCTGTCGGCGGCCATCGCCACCGGCCTGGGCCAGGGCCTGGGGCTGCGCGAGGCCGTGGTCCGCGCCCAGCGCTACCTGAACCTGGGCCTGCGCCACGGCTTCGCCCCGGGCCGGGGCGCGGGGCCGCCCGCCC
- a CDS encoding YbaB/EbfC family nucleoid-associated protein, which yields MRGMNDLMRQAQMMQKKMEKLQAELKDREVEAAAGGGMVSVRATCAGEIKAIRIDPACVDPQDVEMLQDLVLAAVNEAVKKGKETAETEMKAITGGVNIPGLF from the coding sequence ATGCGTGGCATGAACGATTTGATGCGCCAGGCGCAGATGATGCAGAAGAAGATGGAGAAGCTCCAGGCGGAGCTCAAGGACCGCGAGGTGGAGGCCGCCGCCGGGGGTGGCATGGTCAGCGTCAGGGCCACCTGCGCGGGCGAGATCAAGGCCATCCGCATCGACCCGGCCTGTGTGGACCCGCAGGACGTGGAAATGCTTCAGGACCTGGTGCTGGCCGCCGTCAACGAGGCCGTGAAGAAGGGCAAGGAGACCGCCGAGACCGAGATGAAGGCCATCACCGGCGGCGTCAACATCCCCGGCCTGTTCTAG